The proteins below are encoded in one region of Xenopus laevis strain J_2021 chromosome 8L, Xenopus_laevis_v10.1, whole genome shotgun sequence:
- the LOC108698479 gene encoding interleukin-13 receptor subunit alpha-1 — translation MSWAFHSSLGRVTTGMGERQNHIISAILCLISVLCCSGPFAVTAQQDVLPSPINITWRFENMFTLLWEWKMPAGIQQCPFSFDTYVISINNNNNNEKKYPPGKTMSKNMYRAVDVHKVDLNNQIKFRVQAECNGTKSKDTETPVLLIPGNNTYVKDFACFYFDEEYMNCTWETAVDSVPATDYTLHYWYKNDSFASRGTINPSAKFEQLLNSGTPCQHYIYKHGIPLGCHFKSLSVKSHFLMVIRDKSNTIRPFITSVKPEEEVKLSPPVIINTTRTPNHSIYVQWNTSFSPTCTFIESEVEIENSKGKAETVKAHHCTFTREYIFIPELTYTVKVRVKPSSTISSSVHWSEWSQVHDIKGTEDSNTRFYYLLIFIPILISIITIITLIYMKRLQNTVFPPIPDPGKVFKKSFADPSELQQWIKYGKVNVSSKPVKEEICSVILVETPLISSQAE, via the exons ATGAGCTGGGCATTTCACTCTAGCCTGGGACGTGTGACTACAGGAATGGGGGAAAGGCAAAATCATATCATTTCAGCCATACTGTGCCTGATCTCAGTGCTGTGCTGTTCAGGACCATTTGCTGTCACGGCTCAGCAGG aTGTCCTTCCTTCACCAATTAATATCACCTGGAGGTTTGAAAACATGTTTACTCTGCTTTGGGAATGGAAGATGCCAGCTGGTATCCAACAATGTCCGTTTTCATTCGACACCTACGTTAtatcaattaataataataataataatgagaagaAGTATCCACCTGGAAAG accaTGAGCAAAAATATGTATCGGGCAGTGGATGTTCACAAAGTGGACTTAAACAATCAAATTAAATTCAGAGTTCAAGCAGAATGTAATGGAACCAAAAGCAAAGATACAGAAACCCCTGTCTTGTTAATACCAG GAAATAACACCTATGTAAAAGATTTTGCTTGCTTTTATTTTGATGAGGAGTACATGAACTGCACATGGGAAACTGCTGTGGATTCAGTGCCTGCTACAGACTATACCTTGCATTACTG GTATAAAAATGACAGCTTTGCTTCTAGAGGGACTATCAATCCATCTGCAAA gtttgAACAGTTATTGAACAGCGGAACCCCTTGCCAACATTATATTTATAAGCATGGTATTCCTCTCGGTTGCCATTTCAAATCACTTTCTGTCAAGAGTCACTTTCTAATGGTCATCAGAGACAAGTCAAACACAATTCGTCCTTTTATAACAAGCGTTAAACCTGAAGAAGAAG taAAACTAAGTCCTCCAGTCATCATCAACACAACAAGAACACCCAACCATAGCATATATGTGCAGTGGAACACATCCTTTAGTCCAACTTGTACTTTCATAGAAAGTGAGGttgaaattgaaaattcaaagggTAAAGCTGAAACAGTAAAG GCACACCACTGCACCTTTAccagagaatatatttttataccagAACTAACCTACACAGTTAAAGTTCGAGTCAAACCATCGTCTACAATCTCTTCAAGTGTACATTGGAGTGAATGGAGTCAAGTACATGACATTAAAG GTACTGAGGATAGTAACAccagattttattatttgttgatcTTTATTCCAATTTTAATATCAATTATAACAATTATCACCCTCATTTACATGAAAAG ATTACAAAACACTGTCTTTCCTCCAATTCCTGACCCTGGGAAAGTATTTAAAAAGAGTTTTGCTGACCCAAGTGAATTGCAA CAATGGATAAAGTATGGAAAAGTGAATGTCTCGAGTAAACCTGTCAAAGAAGAGATTTGCTCTGTGATTTTGGTGGAGACTCCCTTGATTTCCAGCCAGGCAGAATGA